In a genomic window of Candidatus Binatia bacterium:
- a CDS encoding WYL domain-containing protein, translating into MSSGRKPTYGAATRLARIVYGLVERPFGWSLKSIADELGIAERTVNRYVEACREELVDPTGAPLIEVETRGGKRVLRLASKGKPPEAGAWAAVSFFFTWSMIRFLEGTVLDQGMDLLWKKMLNSLPLSQRERLRDIDRKFHVLAFVPKDYRKHDATIGELIKALVDQYRLQIDYGGLLGEGRVHEVEPYTLLGYRGGLYLLGKSNHGQRVLWFAVERMRAVTPVNGEDGKPVRFTYPKGFRPERYTAGMFGVVEGPESEVELLILNAETEAYLRQRTVHPSQRITRRSDGRAVLTLKVRGTVELANWIMSMSPWVEVLRPAELRAEIAERIASAARRYGATRRDAARSSSGRDEPTDHAARA; encoded by the coding sequence ATGAGCAGCGGAAGGAAGCCGACCTACGGCGCGGCGACACGCCTCGCGCGAATCGTGTACGGGCTCGTCGAGCGGCCTTTCGGCTGGAGCCTGAAATCGATCGCTGACGAGCTCGGCATCGCCGAGCGCACGGTGAATCGCTACGTCGAGGCCTGTCGCGAGGAGCTCGTCGATCCGACGGGCGCGCCGCTGATCGAGGTCGAGACGCGCGGCGGCAAGCGCGTGCTGCGCCTCGCGTCGAAGGGCAAGCCGCCCGAGGCCGGCGCGTGGGCCGCGGTGTCGTTCTTCTTCACCTGGTCGATGATCCGCTTCCTCGAGGGCACCGTGCTCGATCAGGGCATGGACCTGCTGTGGAAGAAGATGCTCAACAGCCTGCCGCTGTCGCAGCGCGAGCGGCTGCGCGACATCGACCGCAAGTTTCACGTCCTCGCCTTCGTGCCCAAGGACTACCGCAAGCACGACGCGACGATCGGGGAGCTCATCAAGGCGCTGGTCGATCAGTACCGGCTGCAGATCGACTACGGCGGACTGCTCGGCGAGGGTCGCGTGCACGAGGTCGAGCCCTACACGCTGCTCGGCTACCGCGGTGGCCTCTACCTGCTCGGCAAGAGCAACCACGGGCAGCGCGTGCTCTGGTTCGCGGTCGAGCGCATGCGCGCGGTGACGCCGGTCAACGGCGAGGATGGCAAGCCCGTGCGGTTCACGTACCCGAAGGGCTTCCGCCCCGAGCGCTACACCGCAGGAATGTTCGGCGTCGTCGAAGGTCCGGAGAGCGAGGTCGAGCTCCTGATCCTCAACGCCGAGACCGAGGCCTACCTTCGCCAGCGTACGGTGCACCCGTCGCAGCGGATCACGCGTCGCAGCGACGGCCGCGCCGTGCTGACGCTCAAGGTGCGCGGCACGGTCGAGCTCGCGAACTGGATCATGAGCATGTCGCCGTGGGTCGAGGTGCTGCGTCCGGCGGAGCTGCGCGCGGAGATCGCGGAGCGGATCGCTTCCGCGGCGCGACGGTACGGGGCGACGCGCCGCGATGCCGCGAGGTCCTCATCGGGTCGAGACGAGCCGACCGATCACGCGGCGCGAGCGTAG
- a CDS encoding RNA polymerase sigma-70 factor produces the protein MDPKDVPGAERDDAAATFTALRGRLFGVAYRMLGSAAEADDVVQDAWLRWQGADRSVVLDATAFLVTTTTRLAINVAQSARARRETYIGPWLPEPVDTTNDPALGAERSEALEIATLLLLEKLAPAERAAYVLSEAFDYAYAQIGEMLSVSEANARQLASRARKRLANDRRGPAPASEQRRLLEAFLAAAKDGDLGALERLFTADVVSYSDGGGVVRAARKPVVGISRVARFHAAIARWLWLDASVEPLDANGHGAVLIEREGAPYAVLTVGASSGGIDRVFWVMNPAKLAFARVPRTA, from the coding sequence ATGGACCCCAAGGACGTCCCGGGCGCGGAGCGTGACGACGCGGCGGCCACGTTCACGGCGCTGCGCGGCCGGCTCTTCGGAGTCGCCTACCGCATGCTCGGCAGCGCCGCCGAAGCCGACGACGTCGTGCAAGACGCGTGGCTTCGCTGGCAGGGTGCGGATCGGAGCGTCGTCCTCGACGCGACCGCGTTCCTCGTCACGACGACCACGCGCCTCGCGATCAACGTCGCGCAATCGGCGCGCGCACGCCGCGAGACCTACATCGGGCCGTGGTTGCCGGAGCCGGTCGATACGACGAACGACCCTGCGCTCGGCGCCGAGCGCAGCGAGGCGCTCGAGATCGCGACCCTGCTGCTGCTCGAGAAGCTCGCGCCCGCGGAACGCGCAGCCTACGTCCTGAGCGAAGCCTTCGACTACGCGTACGCGCAGATCGGCGAGATGCTTTCGGTGAGCGAGGCGAACGCGCGTCAGCTCGCGAGCCGCGCTCGCAAGCGCCTCGCGAACGACAGGCGCGGTCCGGCGCCCGCGAGTGAGCAGCGCCGTCTCCTCGAGGCGTTCCTCGCCGCCGCCAAGGATGGTGATCTCGGGGCGCTCGAGCGCCTCTTCACCGCCGACGTCGTAAGCTACTCCGACGGCGGGGGTGTCGTGCGGGCCGCGCGCAAGCCGGTCGTGGGAATCAGCCGCGTCGCACGCTTCCACGCAGCGATCGCACGTTGGCTCTGGCTGGACGCGAGCGTCGAGCCGCTCGACGCGAACGGCCATGGCGCGGTCTTGATCGAGCGTGAAGGCGCGCCGTACGCCGTGCTGACGGTCGGTGCGTCGAGCGGCGGGATCGACCGTGTGTTCTGGGTGATGAACCCGGCGA